In Lonchura striata isolate bLonStr1 chromosome 11, bLonStr1.mat, whole genome shotgun sequence, the following proteins share a genomic window:
- the LOC110479741 gene encoding cytochrome P450 1A5: MPSAAAWPAGSPGAVSAGEALLAAAAFCLLLLALRRLRPPGAVPEGLRRPPGPRGFPVLGNALELRGDTHLALTRLGRRYGDVMEVRIGSRPVLVLSGLDTIRQALVRQGDDFMGRPDLYSFRFVADGQSLAFSPDSGEVWKARRKLAQSALKSFSIAPSPTLSCSCLLEEHVSKEAEYLVTKFLRLMEEGKSFEPYRYLVVSVANVICAMCFGKRYEHEDQELLRLVNSTEEFTDVAAAGNPADFIPLLRYLPSRSMKLFIDFNRYFLSFLQRRVKEHYETYDENYIRDITDSLIEQCLDKKLGTNTAVQIPKEKIVNLVNDLFGAGFDTITTALSWSLMYLVTNPDVQKKIHEELDRTIGRERRPRLSDRGTLPYTEAFILEMFRHSSFLPFTIPHSTTKDTALNGYFIPKDRCVFVNQWQVNHDEKLWKDPESFNPERFLSADGTKVNKEEGEKVLVFGLGRRRCIGENIARGQVFLFLVTLLQQLEFSVCEGGRVDMTPLYGLSLKHKRCEHFQVRQRFPVRGRS, from the exons ATGCCGAGCGCTGCCGCGTGGCCGGCGGGGAGCCCCGGCGCGGTGTCGGCCGGCGAGGCGCTGCTGGCGGCCGCCGCcttctgcctgctgctgctggcgctgcggcggctgcggccgcccggggccgtgcccgaGGGGCTGCGGCGGCCGCCGGGCCCGCGGGGCTTCCCCGTGCTGGGGAACGCGCTGGAGCTGCGCGGGGACACGCACCTGGCGCTGACGCGGCTCGGCCGGCGCTACGGGGACGTGATGGAGGTGCGCATCGGCAGCCGGCCCGTGCTGGTGCTCAGCGGGCTGGACACCATCCGCCAGGCGCTGGTCAGGCAAGGAGACGACTTCATGGGGCGCCCCGACCTCTACAGCTTCCGCTTCGTCGCGGACGGGCAGAGCCTGGCGTTCAGCCCCGACTCCGGCGAGGTGTGGAAAGCGCGCAGGAAGCTGGCCCAGAGCGCCCTGAAGAGCTTCTCCAtcgcccccagccccaccttgtcctgcagctgcctgctggaggAGCACGTCTCCAAGGAGGCCGAGTACCTGGTCACCAAGTTCCTGCGGCTGATGGAGGAGGGAAAGAGTTTCGAGCCCTACCGGTACCTGGTGGTGTCGGTGGCCAACGTCATCTGTGCCATGTGCTTCGGCAAGCGCTACGAGCACGAGgaccaggagctgctcaggctgGTGAACTCAACGGAGGAGTTCACTGacgtggctgctgctggcaacCCCGCCGACTTCATCCCCCTGCTGCGCTACCTCCCCAGCCGCAGCATGAAGCTGTTCATCGATTTCAACAGGTACTTCCTCAGCTTCCTGCAGAGGAGGGTCAAGGAGCACTACGAGACCTACGACGAG aACTACATCCGGGACATCACGGACTCCCTCATTGAGCAGTGCCTGGACAAAAAACTGGGAACAAACACGGCCGTGCAGATCCCCAAGGAGAAGATCGTCAACCTCGTGAATGACCTCTTTGGAGCAG GCTTCGACACCATAACCACAGCCCTGTCCTGGAGCCTCATGTACCTTGTGACAAACCCCGACGTCCAGAAGAAGATCCATGAAGAGCTGG ACCGGACCATCGGGCGGGAGAGGCGGCCGCGGCTGTCGGACCGGGGCACGCTGCCCTACACGGAAGCCTTTATCCTGGAGATGTTCCGGCattcctccttcctgcccttcaCCATCCCACACAG CACCACCAAGGACACGGCGTTGAACGGCTACTTCATCCCAAAGGATCGCTGCGTGTTCGTCAACCAGTGGCAGGTGAACCACGACGA GAAGCTTTGGAAGGACCCCGAATCTTTCAACCCCGAGCGTTTCCTCAGCGCTGACGGAACCAAAGTGAACAAAGAGGAAGGGGAGAAGGTGCTGGTGTTCggcctggggaggaggaggtgcaTCGGGGAGAACATTGCCAGGGGCCAGGTGTTCCTCTTCCTGGTCacgctgctccagcagctggagttCAGCGTCTGCGAGGGCGGCAGGGTGGACATGACCCCGCTCTACGGACTGTCCCTGAAGCACAAGAGGTGTGAGCACTTCCAGGTCAGGCAGCGCTTCCCCgtgaggggcaggagctga